A region from the Melopsittacus undulatus isolate bMelUnd1 chromosome 13, bMelUnd1.mat.Z, whole genome shotgun sequence genome encodes:
- the SEZ6 gene encoding seizure protein 6 homolog produces MGSTPPPARLLPLLAALLGATAHGFNGLARKAGDNAEAEREPTALPTPEEREAEARFVSTAPTLKLLNHHPLLEDLLHEAFLKKDYLGQAPFLPGGPGPVLPAGALQPDPGPPAPEPPPRTPALPRAAFPTDPLTTPAGHPGPWGDAWGAVPAADPSWSPARVLESSPTSPPSQAPITPSTSPGSHTGDVVVHGDEEGTTTTSTITTTTVTTLQGPAPCNRTLVGPEGWLVSPELASVPYDGSLDCTYTISVYPGYGVELKVHNISLAEGETLTVESMGGLEPTLLANESFLLRGQVIRSPANILTLRFQSPQPHSPSSYHFRYQAYVLSCPFPARPAFGEVSVSSLHPGGDARFRCTTGYQLQGSHRITCLNATRPFWSAREPLCLAACGGVVRNATVGRIVSPGFPGNYSNNLTCHWLLEAPAGHRLHLHFEKVSLAEDDDRLIIRNGNNVEAPPVYDSYEVEYLPIEGLLSTGRHFFVELSTDSSGAAAGMALRYEAFEQGHCYEPFVKYGNFTASDPRYPVGTTVEFSCDPGYTLEQGSTIIECIDPSDPQWNETEPACRAVCSGELTDAAGVVLSPNWPEAYGKGQDCIWGLHVEEDKRIMLDVRVLRLGSGDVLTFYDGDDLTARILGQYTGARGRFKLYASTADVTVQFQSDPGAGAFAYRQGFVIHFSEVPRNDTCPELPDIANGWKTSSQPELLHGTVVTYHCYPGFQLTGTDLLMCHWDLTWSGDLPTCERVTSCRDPGDAEHSRRVVSSPRFPVGGTVQYICDKGYILAGSGTLTCHERAAGGPKWSDRLPKCIPETYEPCHNPGVPAGGRQSPERRLYPAGATLRFSCTDGRALLGESSLRCLPGHPSRWSSSPPICKAASYDEFYSNRNLDAVAKAVPSGPALEGTNVAIAVFLPVLVVALLIGGIYLYFSKLQGKPSLQLPLAGSHPYDHITVESAFDNPTYETGSVFFAGDKGIRSVHLGVGSMEPGTAATPPGPPQQGLGPSFPMRPKPRGTCRVSPPPSMLRPPRSPACFSLPEASPPPPTCPPRLPRHPNGDGPGEDGGHRPQWRMRGRAMCSPPPLTPPALYRRARADRGRRRGARMRGGAWSVGAACARCVRGGGGRGAGPSPPSPHDMAAGAGSPAAAPGRCCRRRRQRPVG; encoded by the exons ATGGGCTCCACGCCGCCGCCCGCACGGCTGCTGCCGCTGCTCGCCGCGCTGCTCGGGGCCACCGCGCACG GTTTCAATGGGCTGGCGAGGAAAGCCGGGGACAATGCTGAGGCCGAGAGGGAGCCGACGGCGCTGCCCACACCGGAGGAGCGGGAGGCAGAGGCTCGATTCGtgagcacagcacccacacTGAAGCTCCTCAACCACCACCCGTTGCTGGAGGACCTGCTGCACGAAGCCTTCCTCAAGAAGGACTACCTGGGCCAGGCACCCTTCCTGCCTGGGGGCCCTGGTCCTGTCCTGCCCGCTGGTGCCCTGCAGCCAGACCCTGGCCCCCCAGCCCCTGAGCCCCCACCACGcacccctgccctgcccagggctgccTTCCCCACTGACCCATTGACCACACCAGCGGGGCACCCAGGGCCATGGGGGGATGCATGGGGGGCTGTACCGGCTGCTGATCCCTCGTGGTCCCCTGCCAGGGTGCTGGAATcgagccccacatccccacccAGCCAGGCACCCATCACTCCCAGTACATCTCCAGGATCCCACACTGGGGATGTTGTGGTCCATGGGGATGAGGAGGggaccaccaccacctccaccatcaccaccaccactgtcACCACACTGCAGGGGCCTG CCCCCTGCAATAGGACGCTGGTGGGTCCTGAGGGCTGGCTGGTGTCCCCGGAGCTGGCCAGTGTCCCTTATGATGGCAGCCTGGACTGCACCTACACCATCTCTGTCTACCCTGGCTACGGAGTGGAGCTCAAG GTACACAACATCAGCCTGGCAGAGGGGGAGACGCTGACAGTGGAGAGCATGGGGGGGCTGGAGCCCACCCTCCTGGCCAATGAGTCCTTCCTGCTGCGGGGCCAGGTCATCCGCAGCCCTGCCAACATCCTCACCCTGCGCTTCcagagcccccagccccacagccccagctcctaCCACTTCCGATACCAAG CCTACGTGCTGAGCTGCCCCTTCCCGGCACGACCGGCGTTCGGGGAGGTGTCGGTGAGCAGCCTGCACCCCGGCGGGGACGCCCGCTTCCGTTGTACCACCGGCTACCAGCTGCAGGGCAGCCACCGCATCACCTGCCTCAATGCCACCCGGCCCTTCTGGAGCGCCCGCGAGCCCCTCTGCCTCG CCGCATGCGGTGGTGTGGTGCGGAACGCCACGGTGGGACGCATCGTCTCGCCTGGCTTCCCTGGGAACTACAGCAACAACCTGACGTGTCACTGGCTGCTGGAGGCGCCCGCTGGACATCGTCTGCACCTCCACTTCGAGAAGGTGTCGCTGGCAGAGGATGATGACAG GCTCATCATCCGCAACGGCAACAACGTGGAGGCACCACCAGTGTACGACTCCTACGAGGTGGAGTATCTGCCCATCGAGGGGCTGCTCAGCACCGGGCGACACTTCTTTGTGGAGCTCAGCACCGACAGCAGCGGGGCCGCTGCGGGCATGGCGCTGCGCTATGAGG CCTTCGAGCAGGGGCACTGCTATGAGCCCTTTGTCAAGTATGGGAACTTCACGGCCAGTGACCCCCGGTACCCAGTGGGCACCACAGTGGAGTTCAGCTGTGACCCTGGTtacacactggagcagggctCCACCATCATCGAGTGCATCGACCCCAGTGATCCACAGTGGAATGAGACGGAGCCAGCATGCCGTG CGGTGTGCAGCGGGGAGCTGACGGATGCAGCCGGTGTGGTTCTGTCACCCAACTGGCCAGAGGCATACGGCAAGGGCCAGGACTGTATCTGGGGGCTGCATGTGGAGGAGGACAAGCGCATCATGCTGGATGTCCGCGT GCTGCGGCTGGGCTCCGGGGACGTGctgaccttctatgatggggatGACCTCACGGCGCGCATCCTGGGCCAGTACACGGGCGCCCGCGGCCGCTTCAAGCTCTATGCCTCCACCGCTGATGTCACCGTCCAGTTCCAGTCTGACCCTGGTGCTGGTGCCTTTGCCTATCGGCAGGGCTTTGTCATCCACTTCTCTG AGGTCCCTCGTAATGATACCTGCCCTGAGCTGCCAGACATTGCCAATGGCTGGAAGACATCATCGCAGCCGGAGCTGCTCCATGGCACCGTGGTCACCTACCATTGCTATCCTGGCTTCCAGCTGACTGGCACCGACCTCCTGATGTGCCACTGGGACCTGACATGGAGCGGCGACCTGCCTACCTGCGAGCGGG TGACCTCCTGCCGGGACCCCGGGGACGCCGAGCACAGCCGCAGGGTGGTCTCCAGCCCCAGGTTCCCGGTGGGAGGCACCGTGCAGTACATCTGTGACAAGGGCTACATCCTGGCGGGCAGCGGGACCCTGACGTGCCACGAGCGTGCCGCGGGGGGACCCAAGTGGAGCGACCGCCTCCCCAAGTGCATCC cggAGACCTACGAGCCGTGCCACAACCCCGGTGTGCCGGCGGGCGGGCGGCAGAGCCCCGAGCGGCGCCTGTACCCGGCGGGAGCCACCCTGCGCTTCTCCTGCACCGACGGCCGAGCGCTGCTGGGCGAGAGCAGCCTGCGCTGCCTGCCCGGGCACCCGTCGCGCTGGAGCAGCTCCCCTCCCATCTGCAAGGCGG cctCCTATGATGAGTTTTACAGCAACCGCAACCTGGATG CCGTGGCCAAGGCTGTGCCATCGGGACCAGCGCTGGAGGGCACCAATGTCGCCATCGCCGTCTTCCTGCCCGTCCTGGTGGTGGCTCTGCTCATCGGGGGCATTTACCTCTACTTCTCCAA GCTTCAGGGGAAGCCGTCCCTGCAGCTGCCCCTCGCTGGCTCCCACCCCTATGACCATATCACCGTGGAGTCAGCTTTTGACAACCCCACCTATGAGACAGGA tctgttttctttgcaggaGACAAGGGAATACGAAGTGTCCATCTAGGAGTGGGCAGCATGGAGCCGGGCACCGCAGCCACCCCTCCCGGGCCCCCCCAGCAAGGGCTGGGTCCATCTTTCCCAATGAGACCCAAGCCAAGGG GGACGTGTCGTGTGTCCCCCCCACCGAGCATGCTGCGTCCCCCCCGCTCCCCCGCTTGCTTCTCCCTCCCTGAGGCGTCCCCTCCGCCACCGACGTGTCCCCCCCGCCTGCCCCGGCACCCCAACGGGGACGGACCCGGCGAGGACGGGGGACACCGG CCGCAATGGCGCATGCGCGGTAGGGCTATGTGCTCTCcgccccccctcaccccccccgcCCTCTACCGGCGCGCCAGGGCTGACCGCGGGAGGCGGCGCGGGGCGCGCATGCGCGGTGGGGCCTGGAGCGTCGGCGCCGCCTGTGCGCGGTGCGTGCGCGGTGGCGGCGGGCGCGGGGCCggtccttcccctccctcccctcacgACATGGCAGCGGGAGCGGGGAGCCCCGCGGCCGCCCCCGGCCGCTGCTGCAGGCGGAGGAGGCAGCGGCCCGTGGGCTag